Below is a window of Sus scrofa isolate TJ Tabasco breed Duroc chromosome 3, Sscrofa11.1, whole genome shotgun sequence DNA.
ttttttttttcttttttttttttttaacgggtgcacctctggcatgtggaagttcccaagctaggggttgaatcagagccagtcggatcctgaacccactgagcaaggccggggatcgaacctgcatcctcacagacagtgtcgggtttttaacccgctgagccacaaccgcaACTCCGGCATTCGACTTCTTTTTCGTTCCATTTCGCTCCCACAGGAGAGGGCTGAACCCCCCTCATCGAGTCAAGTCCATCTCCATGACAACCTTCACAGAGCCTGAAGTAGTGTTCCTGCAGTCCCGGGGAAACGAGGTGAGCCCCCACTGCCAGCTCTGGTTGCCCTGTCAGCAGAGCTTTGCCTCATGATCATAGGAAAAccctactgttttcttttttgttccagtTCCTCTTATTTTTTAGTATGTAAGGTATCTTATCTCATGTCCACGTGTATGTGCATGAATCTTAGTTACACAGACTGTGGTTTGTCTGGGCCCCTTGGAGGAATCAGGGGAAGGAGCAGAATGCCTGTTGGGGTGGCCCCTGGGCACTGGAGGGGGCAGTGCCCCACACTAATGGGTGTTCAGGTTGACGGGCGCCTCTGAGGAAGAGCTCCGGGAGCCAGCTCCGCTGACTTGAGCCTCAGCAACCGGGTTTAAGCCCATGTTGTTAACTTGAAAATGAGTTAATCCCCTTCTCCGGCTAAATCTGCAGATGGGAAGATAGATGCCAGCCTGGGTGTTAGCAGCACCCCTAGCTCACGGGGGATGGACTTACTTGCAGGGTGCCAGCAAGGGCCTCTGGAGAGTGCTCGGGGAGCCACAGCTCTGAAAATTGTTCCTGACCCACCCCCATCCTAATTTGGTTCCCCGTACTTCTCACggccctttattttctttcacaagGTTTGTCATGCGTCATTCTAAACGTATTTGTATTTATCTAAGGCATGACCTTGCCCTTAGATGAGGGGCTCTGTGAGGACAGGGGTCATATCTGTCGTGGAAGGGTACCCACATCCTTACCCTCTGTCCAGGCTCAAGAAATCTTTACTGATGAAGACGCTGGAAATGGCACTATTCCCATTCCAGGTTTTCTGCCCCAACTCCTCTGTCGCCTGACTTCATTCCTTTAGGTGTGCAGGAAGATTTGGCTGGGGCTTTTTGATGCTCGGACATCCTTAATACCAGATTCCAGGGATCCTCAGAAAGTGAAGGAGTTTCTCCAGgaaaaatatgagaagaagaGATGGTAAGGGGGCGGAAGGGATCGCACTGGAGAGAGGTGTCCTAGGCGTGCTTCGTCCTACAGGCCAGTTTCCAGAGTTGAATCAGGGCTTCTCTCAAAGGCTAGATGAGGGTTGAGTCTCTTCCCCTCAGATTCAGTGAGGGCTAAGTTCTGACTTCAAACAATAAAGGCACAGGAAAGAACAACGTGCTCTTGGTCACTAAGCCTGCAGGTTGGGGACCCTCTTTTGGGAAGACAGTAGACTGGAGGGGAGAGCAAGGCCCCCGACTAGGGAATGTGGTCAATTTTGACGGCTCAGCTGATCTCGTTTATGGGGAGAGGTGGCAGGAAGCACTTGGCCCAAAGCTTTATGCTTTTAACCCATGATGTATACGTACCTTGTTTTCCTGCTGCGGAAACGGCATCTCTGTTCCCCCTTCTCTATCCCCAGGTGTCACTTCCTATTGTTGGATCTCTGGGGTGTGTGCATGCTGGGGGGTAGCTGTGGGGTGGAGAAGAGAATGCAGGGAGCAAAGAGACTGGGAGAGATAAAACAGCATTTTGGACACAGAAGATACATCCCAAGCAGAGACCACATCCACTGGAGTGCAAGGGGATTTTATGAGAAGTAGCGGGAGCCGGCGGGATGGATGGTGAGCACTTAGAAGACAAGGGGGCAGAGACTTTTTTATGGGGCTGAGAAGCAGGAGCTTGAAGACACTCCCAGCAAATAAAAGGGGCCCTTGAGTAGGAAGCTGGAAAATAGGGTCACCTAGGTCAGCATGATTGCGGGTGTTAGTACTTGAAACTCAGATGGTTTGACACGTCAGAAGGAGGTGGGAGAGGTGAGGGGCAAAGAGACACAAGCCAGAGCAAACGGAACAttcctgaggaagaaaaggagcatCTGACAGTAGAGGAGAAGCTCAAGTTGGGCAGAACTTTGCTAAGTTGCTAAATTCCCTTTAAGttcagaaaataggaaaatgagaaaaggctTTGACTGCTATTACCTGTGTTTTCTCAAGTACCTAAGCTGAGCGAGGTCCGAGGTCCCCCACCCCTCTCAGCGCAACTCTTCTTTCTCAAAGGTATGTCCCCCCAGACCAAGTCAAGGGGCCCGAGTATACCAAAGGCAGTGCCTCCACCCCAGTCCAGGGCTCCATCCCGGAAGGGAAGCCCCTGCGGACACTTCTGGGAGACCCCGTGCCATCTCTCTCAGCTGCTGCCTCCACCTCCAGCCAGGTAACTCTCAGATCTGTGCCCCAACATTACTTGGGGATTTGGGCGGTAGGGGTGTCAGTTTCCTCAATCAAATCTCCTGGACCTAGCAGACGGCGGTACAGGACATGTGAGTTGGTTCTTGGCCCCGCTGTTACCTCTGTCTTGCATCTCTCACTGTGGACTTGTATGTTTGGGAAGAAAGGACCCAACAGGAAGTGGCCTTTAGGGGTGTCAGAGTATCACCTTCAACCCTGACCCTCCCTCCAAGGAAAGACAGAGGGGCCAGGAAGCTGCTTCAAGCACCTGGGAAGGATGAGGCAGTAACAGCTCCGGGGGGGCTGTTGGGCAACACCCCTGTGTATCTCAGGCTTACCTTGACGAACAGGCTCCAAAGTGTGTGGTTCTGGGAGCTGGCGCACTGAGATGACGAGGGATTAGGTGTGAGCAGGGCTCAGGCAACTTCTGCCCAGGaaacctctccctctcctctctccacctgCCCATCTGGGGGCAGCCCGGGGTGCCGTGCAGGGGCCTGAGTCATGTCGGGGATTCCAAGCGCTGCGTGTACTGCCTTCTCTTCCAAGGCTGTCAGTCAGTCTCAGCCTCGGACGTCCCAGCCCCGGAGCTCTCAGCCAGCTCCCCACTCCTCAGTCAAAAAAGCCAGTACGGACCTGTTGGCTGACATCGGCGGAGACCCTTTCGCTGCTCCCCAGGTGGCAccagcttttgctgcattcccAGCCTTTGGGGGTAAGTGGACTTGGGATAGAACCTTTCCACAGCATAGGTCCCCCAACACAAGGAATTCACTTGCCTCTAGCTCTCTGCAGGAATGAACGTGCGGGTAACTCTGGGGGGGGTGGGGTTCAGGTGAGCACAGCCAGGCTTAGGGTTGGGAGTTTGACCGTAAAGCCGTACAGCTGGGGGGTCCTAGCACTCCCTTTTAGAGCACAGGAAAGAGCCTTTCCTACTGCTTTCTCTATTAAAATGgggcaagagggagttccctgctggtatagtggttaggactcggcattttcactgctgtggcccaggttcaatccctgatctgggaactgataTCTCACATGATGGCACtgcatggtgcagccaaaaaaaatcaatcagtcaatcaaagGAGGCTAGGGAATTGTCATGTGTTCCCCCGCCCTCTTCCCAGAGATCAGCGGTGCCAATAGAGTGTTGCCCGAAAGAGTTATCTAGTTTCCCTTTTGCCTCTTTAAGCCCTTTCCCCGCAAcaaaaattttttcccattattccGCCCAAACTGGGCCCTGACAGAAATGTTAATGCCTCATGgagtaaagatacaaaatggaGAGTGAGCCTGGAGGCCGCTGAGATCCCCTATCCGTCTGCATGTGTCTGACCCTCTGTCTCAGGCTTCTGCCAGCTCCCTCTGAAGAGGACCCTGTGGGAAGCCGATGTCCCACTGGGTGGCCTTTGGCCTTGAGAGTTAGCCTGGGTGGCACAGATTCCATAGCATTCTATATAGACATAACCTTAACGCTCTCTCCACCTACAGGCCAAACGCCGTCCCACGGGGGCTTTGCCAACTTCGATGCCTTTGGCAGCAGCGCCAGCTCCTCTGCGTTTGGAAGCATTCCTCCTGCTGGCCAAGCCCCGTTCCCGGCCCAGCCGGTGCCCCCAGGTAAActctgcccctcccacctcccctctctctctctctctctcacacccgCCCCAGCTGTCCACACGCATACATCACCCTCCATTCACGTGTGCGGCCAGCCCAAGGACCTGGACAAAGGGACGctccagaaggaggagaggagtgTGGTGCAGTTCCCATCAGGAAGAAGGGGCTCTGTTGTAGTTTTTTCTCATAAGGAAAATGGCTACGACCGCAGCAGGAGCCGTCTAGGTTGCTCGCCAGGAGGTCGCTGATAGGGACGCAGGGGAGACCTGAGTCCTAGGAACCCTGAGAATGGACATGGCCTTTCCCCTAGAGCgcccccagggccaggctgggtcAGCGTCCGAGGGGGTCTACAGACGTCCTCACGCAGCCCTCAGACAGCAGCAGCCTGCAGACCCTGTGTTGTGCTGGTCATGTACCATCAAGAGTCCAAAGGCCCCTAAAGCAGTGGGTTCCTCCCTACGCCCCCCTCGTCTGTCTTCAGAGCTGTCAGGCTGCCCCCTTCCTTTGGAAATCCTGCaccctggagggcagggcagcaCAGCGAGGACAGACGTCTGAGGACAGCCAGTGACtgacactctctctctctcccctccccacctgcccggCCTTGCCCTTTCCCACCCTCACTGCCAGCCAGTCGGATGCTAGCGGGAAGTTACAGCTTTGGTAAGTTATTCTTCCACCCCACAGCCAACCCAAGGCAAGAGCCCCATCTCAGATCATCTGACCCCAGAGTTTTGAGGTCTGGAAGGAACCCCTCAAATGTAGCCCTTTTACAGAGGAGGCtacagctcaggagttcctgactctctgctctgcccacagccctcccacctcccaccagggactggttgcttttgtttttatctttatatatattttgggggggggggcacaccctggcatatggaagttcccaggctaggggttgaattggagctgcagctgccagcctacactagggccacatcaacatgggatccaagctgtgtctgcgacctaaaccacagctcaaggcaacgccagatccttaaccctctgagcgaggctagggatcaaaccttcatcctcatggatactagtcagcttcgttactgctgagccacgatgggaactcttaatatTTTTGAATGGAACAAGAAG
It encodes the following:
- the AGFG2 gene encoding arf-GAP domain and FG repeat-containing protein 2 isoform X2, with the translated sequence MTTFTEPEVVFLQSRGNEVCRKIWLGLFDARTSLIPDSRDPQKVKEFLQEKYEKKRWYVPPDQVKGPEYTKGSASTPVQGSIPEGKPLRTLLGDPVPSLSAAASTSSQAVSQSQPRTSQPRSSQPAPHSSVKKASTDLLADIGGDPFAAPQVAPAFAAFPAFGGQTPSHGGFANFDAFGSSASSSAFGSIPPAGQAPFPAQPVPPASRMLAGSYSFGSSQATPFGASPLAPAGQPNNLGDMGSLLGPGASAGGIPNSVFGIASQVPTLQSAPTGGGSSTGLAFGAFNPFTAPAAHPQLPSTNPFQPNGLATGPGFGMSSAGPGFPQTVPPAAGAFSSPFPPALFPAQPSGPQQPDGSSFGDLGPAKLGQRPLSQPAGISTNPFMTGSSSSPFASKPPTTNPFL